The Crassaminicella indica genomic interval GCGTACCATCCATGTCAATAAGTCTAACTTCTCGGTCCCTAATCTCTTCATTAATTTCTAATTCTTTAATGATTGGACACCTCCTAAAATTAATGCTCCCTAATGGGATAAAATATATAACAATAAAAAGCGAATGCATATAACATCCGCTTCATCAACCAACAAAATGCTTGCACAACTATGTAGCAAGTACTAAGCTATAAACCTTACGAACCCATGTTGCAAGGTGAGAAGCGGAAACCTTCTACTTGATATTACTTATATAGATTATCACTAAGTATTAACATTGTCAACTATTTTTTTATTTTATCCTACTTTTTTAAATTGTATTCTTTTTTTCCAAGCATGAAGTCCTAAAGATAGACCAATAACACCATAAGCAACAAATGCTCTAAAAAATTCTCCTATTTGTGCATCTCCAAACAAGTTTTTCCCAGCCTTTGGAGAAACTATAAACAAAGTATGAAACAATATAGTTCCCAAAAGTGCTTGCCCAATAGTTGCTCTTGATACAGATGCTCCACCAATAAGGAGGGCAGCTATTGAAAAAGTAGCTATTTGCACATGACTTCCATAGGTATTGAGTGTCCCTATATTTTGAAGGAAAATCAATTGTCCCCAAGCAGCTAATAATGTAGAAATAGTAATTGCAATAATCCTAACCTTATTTACATCAATCCCTGAAACCTTTGCAATATGTTTATTCTGTCCAACCGTTCTAAAATCTTGACCTAATTTTGTTTTTACAATCAATATATTAAAAAGGCAAAGGACTAAAATTACTATACATGTAATGACAGGCAGCTTTATATTCTTAAACATCTTTAGTTGGCTTGGAAGATGGTTGCTATTAAAAGCAAATATACAGCTAATGATAATTATCACTAAACAAATTGTAATAGTTGTTATATATTTAGCTGAGAAAAATTTTTCTTTTTTATAATCTTTATACTTCACTTTATATATTCTAAACAAAGTATATATAATTATCGTAAAAAGAGCTACTACTAAACACACTTTAAAAACAGGTAATTTCAGAAGATTATCCAAAGCATATTTAATCCCAACATTTCTTGATAAATCAATAGTATTTCTTATACCTACGCCACTGCTTAACATCATTACTGGATCTTTCATAGGTATTATAGTACCAATAGAAAATAAGAATATAAATTGATATATCCCATTGGCAAAAAAACCTGCAATCATACTTGCAATCATTTCTTGCCCCTTTGTTTTATTTAATAATTTACCTGTCAAATAACCAAATAGCATTGCTAAAGGCACTGCTAACAAAGCACACAATAAAAACCCTTTGATTCCAGTTACCCCCAAATGTGTTACTGCAATAATAGCAATTTGTCCTGCCATCGCCCCAATAGTTATACCAAAGTTAAGCCCCATTCCTGCTAATACGGGAATAATTAGTGACAATACCAAAAATGAATTTCTTGTAATCCTTGTAAGCAATTCATTTGCAATAAAGAATAATGGTAATTTAGAAAGCTTAATGCCTATAATACATATAATAACAAATAATATTGTTACACTGTGGTTAATAAAAATACTTTTTATATTCAACGATGTATTTTTGTTTTCTAAATTATTGTTAAACGTTTTTGTATTACTCATATGTGCCATATTAATTTCCCCCCCCTACTTTTGTTAATGCATAAAGAATAATACCATTTTGTACAATCATTCTAAGTAC includes:
- a CDS encoding ABC transporter permease subunit, which encodes MAHMSNTKTFNNNLENKNTSLNIKSIFINHSVTILFVIICIIGIKLSKLPLFFIANELLTRITRNSFLVLSLIIPVLAGMGLNFGITIGAMAGQIAIIAVTHLGVTGIKGFLLCALLAVPLAMLFGYLTGKLLNKTKGQEMIASMIAGFFANGIYQFIFLFSIGTIIPMKDPVMMLSSGVGIRNTIDLSRNVGIKYALDNLLKLPVFKVCLVVALFTIIIYTLFRIYKVKYKDYKKEKFFSAKYITTITICLVIIIISCIFAFNSNHLPSQLKMFKNIKLPVITCIVILVLCLFNILIVKTKLGQDFRTVGQNKHIAKVSGIDVNKVRIIAITISTLLAAWGQLIFLQNIGTLNTYGSHVQIATFSIAALLIGGASVSRATIGQALLGTILFHTLFIVSPKAGKNLFGDAQIGEFFRAFVAYGVIGLSLGLHAWKKRIQFKKVG